One window of the Rhizobiaceae bacterium genome contains the following:
- a CDS encoding DUF6447 family protein, whose amino-acid sequence MADERNVVIDGKSYPMAEMSDAAKKQLANVQLTEGEITRLKLQLAIAETAKAAYGRALKAELEKTLIQ is encoded by the coding sequence ATGGCTGACGAAAGAAACGTGGTGATCGACGGGAAATCGTATCCGATGGCTGAGATGTCGGATGCTGCAAAGAAGCAGCTGGCGAACGTTCAGCTCACTGAAGGGGAGATCACGCGGCTCAAGCTGCAGCTCGCCATCGCGGAGACGGCGAAAGCCGCCTATGGCCGCGCGCTCAAGGCGGAACTGGAAAAGACACTGATACAGTAA
- a CDS encoding YciI family protein, whose amino-acid sequence MQYLCLVYHDEDVFRKMSPDELAAMQQDAKAYDIALQNSGRLAMARPLKRPHMARTVRVRARKRDTMDGPFAETKEQLIGFLIIEAGDMDEAVGIAADIPLARTGTIEVRGLSFHGDPELEQPKA is encoded by the coding sequence ATGCAATATCTCTGCCTCGTCTATCACGACGAAGACGTCTTCCGGAAAATGTCGCCGGATGAGCTCGCCGCGATGCAGCAGGACGCGAAAGCCTACGACATCGCGCTCCAAAATAGCGGACGCCTCGCCATGGCGCGCCCGCTGAAACGACCGCATATGGCCAGGACCGTCCGAGTCCGCGCGCGCAAGCGCGACACCATGGACGGACCTTTCGCCGAGACCAAGGAGCAGCTGATCGGCTTCCTCATCATAGAGGCTGGCGACATGGACGAGGCCGTCGGAATCGCCGCCGACATCCCGCTTGCCCGGACCGGAACCATCGAGGTGCGCGGTCTCTCCTTCCATGGCGATCCGGAACTGGAGCAGCCGAAGGCGTAG
- a CDS encoding ammonium transporter gives MNIPTSVKSTARAALLGTLALAAFGPLAAFGQEATTEAPAAEAAASALNSGDTAWMLVSTILVLFMILPGLALFYGGLVRAKNILSVLMQCTMITATVIIVWVVWGYSFAFGGGTSPYWGGFGKVFLSGVTSASESGTIPEYVFIAFQMTFACITPALIIGGFAERIKFGAVILFVVLWVTFVYFPIAHMAWDANGLFFGWSTMDFAGGTVVHINAGIAALVGAIMIGKRAGYGKDNMAPHSMPFTLVGAGILWVGWFGFNAGSALSAGSGAALAMINTFTATAGATVAWALVEKAHRGKASMLGGASGIIAGLVAVTPAAGFVGPVGAIVLGAIASAVAYYFVAVVKIKAGYDDSLDVFGIHGVAGIIGAIGTGIFASSSLGGVGYADGVTMGAQVWTQILAVLITIIWCGVVSAILYKVVDLIVGLRPTVEAEREGLDLTSHGEVAYHS, from the coding sequence ATGAACATTCCAACTTCAGTGAAGTCGACGGCGCGCGCGGCGCTCCTCGGCACCCTGGCGCTCGCCGCCTTCGGCCCGCTCGCCGCTTTCGGGCAGGAGGCCACCACCGAGGCGCCCGCCGCCGAAGCCGCGGCGTCGGCTCTCAACAGCGGCGACACCGCGTGGATGCTGGTTTCCACCATCCTCGTCCTGTTCATGATCCTGCCCGGCCTCGCCCTTTTCTATGGCGGCCTGGTGCGTGCGAAGAACATCCTCTCGGTCCTGATGCAGTGCACGATGATCACCGCCACGGTCATCATCGTCTGGGTCGTCTGGGGCTATTCCTTCGCCTTCGGCGGTGGCACGAGCCCCTATTGGGGCGGCTTCGGCAAGGTCTTCCTGTCGGGCGTGACATCGGCGTCCGAGTCGGGGACGATTCCCGAATACGTCTTCATCGCCTTCCAGATGACCTTCGCCTGCATCACGCCGGCGCTGATCATCGGCGGCTTCGCCGAGCGCATCAAGTTCGGCGCGGTCATCCTGTTCGTCGTCCTTTGGGTCACCTTCGTCTACTTCCCGATCGCCCATATGGCCTGGGACGCGAACGGCCTGTTCTTCGGCTGGAGCACGATGGACTTCGCCGGCGGCACGGTCGTGCACATCAATGCCGGCATCGCCGCGCTCGTCGGCGCGATCATGATCGGCAAGCGCGCCGGTTACGGCAAGGACAACATGGCGCCTCACTCCATGCCGTTCACGCTGGTCGGCGCGGGCATACTGTGGGTCGGCTGGTTCGGCTTCAACGCGGGTTCGGCGCTTTCGGCCGGCAGCGGCGCGGCGCTCGCCATGATCAACACCTTCACCGCCACGGCCGGCGCGACCGTCGCCTGGGCGCTGGTCGAGAAGGCGCATCGCGGCAAGGCCTCGATGCTGGGCGGCGCGTCGGGCATCATCGCCGGCCTCGTGGCGGTGACGCCGGCGGCGGGCTTCGTCGGTCCGGTAGGCGCCATCGTGCTCGGCGCCATCGCCTCGGCCGTCGCCTACTATTTCGTCGCGGTGGTGAAGATCAAGGCGGGCTACGACGACTCGCTGGACGTGTTCGGCATCCACGGCGTGGCGGGCATCATCGGCGCCATCGGCACCGGCATCTTCGCATCGTCGTCGCTGGGCGGCGTCGGCTATGCCGATGGCGTCACGATGGGCGCGCAGGTGTGGACCCAGATCCTCGCCGTGCTGATCACCATCATCTGGTGCGGCGTCGTCTCGGCGATCCTCTACAAGGTCGTGGACCTGATCGTCGGCCTGCGCCCGACCGTCGAAGCCGAGCGCGAAGGCCTCGACCTCACCTCGCACGGCGAAGTGGCCTACCACTCATGA
- a CDS encoding peroxidase-related enzyme (This protein belongs to a clade of uncharacterized proteins related to peroxidases such as the alkylhydroperoxidase AhpD.), whose amino-acid sequence MHEDRITTLDLPAGELGEATRAYFDKCREKLGLVPNVLLAYAFDEKKLRAFTDMYNDLMLGDSGLSKLEREMIAVAVSSVNHCYYCLTAHGAAVRQLSGDPVLGEMMVMNYRAANLQPKQKAMLDFAVKLTETPDRIEEGDREALRQNGFSDRDIWDIAATAAFFNMSNRVAAAVDMRPNPEYHAMAR is encoded by the coding sequence ATGCATGAAGACCGGATTACGACGCTCGATCTGCCGGCGGGCGAGCTCGGTGAGGCCACCAGAGCCTATTTCGACAAATGCCGCGAGAAGCTCGGGCTCGTTCCAAACGTTCTTCTGGCATATGCCTTCGACGAGAAGAAGCTGCGCGCCTTCACCGACATGTACAACGACCTGATGCTGGGAGATTCCGGCCTGTCGAAGCTCGAGCGGGAGATGATCGCGGTTGCCGTCTCGTCCGTCAATCACTGCTACTACTGCCTGACGGCTCATGGCGCGGCGGTGCGCCAGCTTTCAGGCGATCCGGTACTGGGCGAGATGATGGTGATGAACTATCGCGCCGCGAACCTCCAGCCGAAACAGAAAGCGATGCTGGATTTCGCCGTCAAGCTGACCGAGACGCCCGACCGGATCGAGGAGGGGGACCGCGAAGCCTTGCGCCAGAACGGCTTCAGCGACCGCGACATATGGGACATCGCGGCCACGGCTGCATTCTTCAACATGTCGAACCGCGTGGCGGCAGCCGTCGATATGAGGCCGAATCCGGAATATCACGCCATGGCGCGTTGA
- a CDS encoding YbaK/EbsC family protein has translation MSLDSVRAFFAEKAPEIEVIVTGQSSATVPLAAEAHGVKPEQIAKTICLRVGDETMLVVACGTARLDNRKFKDRFGGKPRMLGAEEVTAATSHPVGGVCPFGLPASLPIYCDVSLRSFAEVVPAAGATNAAVRLSPARMAELTNAQWVDVCQAPS, from the coding sequence ATGAGTCTTGATTCCGTTCGCGCCTTCTTCGCCGAAAAAGCTCCCGAGATCGAGGTTATCGTCACCGGGCAAAGCTCGGCGACGGTGCCGCTCGCCGCGGAAGCGCATGGGGTGAAGCCGGAGCAGATCGCCAAGACGATCTGCCTGCGGGTCGGCGATGAAACGATGCTGGTGGTCGCCTGCGGGACGGCGCGTCTCGACAACCGCAAGTTCAAGGACCGGTTCGGAGGCAAGCCGCGCATGCTCGGCGCAGAAGAGGTGACGGCGGCGACCAGCCATCCGGTGGGCGGTGTCTGCCCCTTCGGCCTGCCGGCGTCGCTGCCGATCTATTGCGACGTGTCGCTGAGAAGCTTCGCCGAGGTCGTGCCCGCGGCGGGCGCCACCAACGCGGCGGTGCGGCTGAGCCCGGCGCGCATGGCGGAACTCACGAATGCGCAGTGGGTCGATGTCTGCCAGGCGCCGAGCTGA
- a CDS encoding NAD-glutamate dehydrogenase → MASKAKAEASTSARKPDEATKALLFSRAPAEDLAGYGGVALDKAAELASAALKRHRRGESVIDIANDDAVKHDGRPMTVITVVNDNMPFLFDSVMGEISDIAGEPALVVHPVLVVEHEGKGVAAVRGETGQGKSDPAADKVSVIHVHVPPLGAEEVRLLEERLKTLLVQVKAAVRDWKPMLARLDRAISDFRYAPVPLERAEVNEAIAFLEWLRDDNFTFLGMREFTYSGGEKSGTLEAQPNGLGVLADPNVRVLRRDVEGARTTPEIRAFLHGPEPLIVTKANTKSVVHRRAYLDYIGIKTYDQHGKLAGELRVVGLFTSTAYTRSVMRIPFLRSKVETVIHKSGFDPSDHSGKALINVLESYPRDELFQINIATLRKHAEAILALGERPRVRVLVRVDQFDRFVSVIVFVPRDRYDSIVREKIGQYLKTVFEGRLSAYYPAFPEGGLARVHFIIGRSGGKTPKVEPAALEAAVRDIVRTWDDALQQAAVESGAGPDLKRIAALFPESYRNSFSPAEALSDAGRIATISADNPIAVDYYRHADQPAEQAALKIYHHGAPVALSRRVPMLENIGFRVISERTFEVGEEGGAPVFVHDMELESAYGKPIDLTDGGSLFEEVFLAVWRGEADNDSYNALAQTAGLRSRDITVLRAYGRYLQQVGIPQSQDFIAAALNRYPDIARALHQIFVARFDPRGSEGEVTVKHLKSQIGDALAEVPSLDDDTIIRRYLNLLDASLRTNHFVPDLKAGVSLAIKLDPRAVNGMPEPRPWREIYVYGTEVEGLHLRFGPVARGGLRWSDRAQDYRTEVLGLVKAQQVKNAVIVPVGAKGGFYPKRLPPASQRDLWFDAGRQAYINFVSSLLSVTDNLDGDDVLPPANVVRRDTDDPYFVVAADKGTATFSDTANAISQAHGFWLDDAFASGGSAGYDHKKMGITARGAWEAVKRHFREMNRDIQTSPFTVVGVGDMSGDVFGNGMLLSEQTRLVAAFDHRDIFIDPTPDAAASFAERQRLFALPRSSWQDYDRSKLSAGGIIVSRAQKSVELSPEAAAAIGIDRTTVTPAEIMQAILKAPADLLWFGGIGTYVRASTETNADAGDRANDAIRVTAAEVRAKVIGEGANLGVTQRARIEFGLLGGACNSDAIDNSGGVNSSDVEVNIKIALASAMRKGTLKREARNKLLAEMTDEVAQLVLANNYQQTLALSVMRKQGMADLAHQARFVAVMEQRGLLDRAVETLPSASGFAQREARREPLTRAELGVLLAYAKIVLFSDMVATDVPDDPHFARDLLSYFPDRMEKKYAAEIDGHRLRREIITRVVSNDLINRGGPAFVTRLQDATGRTVRDIVRAFAIVRDGFGLPALYREIDALDNRIDGQVQLDLYGAVGRLLHGATAWDLKNGSGEGAIGDQISALAEARKVLEPKLGGMLPQYTKERVEERRHGFAKAGVPDALAERLSMLDVTELIPDIALVARLAASGRGVSATALAEAGKAFFAVSDAFRISRIEAAADDASTSDYYDGLALNRALDMIAAARRGIAVQALASHAKAQEPVAEWLAAGGERVAKARERLVALTEGGDITVSRLTVAAGLMSDLAGG, encoded by the coding sequence ATGGCCAGCAAAGCGAAAGCCGAAGCGTCGACATCCGCGAGAAAGCCGGATGAGGCGACGAAGGCTCTGCTGTTCTCACGCGCGCCCGCCGAGGACCTTGCCGGCTATGGCGGCGTGGCGCTCGACAAGGCGGCAGAGCTTGCATCGGCCGCGCTGAAGCGGCACCGGCGGGGCGAGTCCGTGATCGACATCGCCAACGATGACGCGGTGAAGCACGACGGTCGCCCCATGACGGTGATCACCGTCGTCAACGACAACATGCCGTTCCTCTTCGATTCGGTGATGGGCGAGATTTCCGATATCGCCGGCGAGCCCGCGCTCGTCGTGCACCCCGTTCTGGTCGTCGAGCATGAGGGAAAAGGCGTCGCTGCCGTGCGCGGCGAGACCGGCCAGGGCAAGAGCGATCCCGCAGCCGACAAGGTGAGCGTCATCCATGTGCATGTTCCGCCGCTCGGCGCGGAGGAGGTCAGGCTGCTGGAGGAACGGCTAAAAACGCTGCTCGTCCAGGTCAAGGCGGCCGTGCGCGACTGGAAACCCATGCTGGCGCGGCTCGACCGCGCGATCTCCGATTTCCGCTACGCGCCGGTGCCGCTGGAGCGCGCCGAGGTCAACGAGGCGATCGCCTTTCTGGAATGGCTCCGCGACGACAATTTCACCTTTCTGGGTATGCGCGAGTTCACCTATTCCGGCGGCGAGAAGAGCGGCACGCTGGAGGCGCAGCCAAACGGGCTCGGCGTGCTCGCGGATCCGAATGTGCGGGTGTTGCGGCGCGACGTGGAAGGCGCGCGCACCACGCCGGAGATCCGCGCGTTCCTGCACGGGCCGGAGCCGCTGATCGTCACCAAGGCGAACACCAAGTCCGTCGTCCATCGACGCGCCTACCTCGACTATATCGGCATCAAGACCTACGACCAGCATGGCAAGCTCGCCGGGGAGCTGCGCGTCGTCGGCCTGTTCACCTCGACCGCCTATACGCGCTCGGTGATGCGGATTCCGTTTCTGCGCTCCAAGGTCGAGACGGTGATCCACAAGTCCGGCTTCGATCCGTCTGATCATTCCGGCAAGGCGCTGATCAATGTGCTGGAATCCTATCCGCGCGACGAACTTTTCCAGATCAATATCGCCACGCTGCGCAAACATGCAGAGGCGATTCTGGCGCTCGGCGAGCGGCCGCGCGTGCGGGTGCTCGTGCGCGTCGACCAGTTCGACCGGTTCGTCTCTGTGATCGTCTTCGTGCCGCGCGACCGCTACGATTCGATCGTTCGCGAGAAGATCGGCCAGTATCTCAAGACGGTCTTCGAAGGCCGCCTGTCTGCCTATTATCCTGCGTTCCCGGAGGGCGGGCTGGCGCGCGTGCATTTCATTATCGGGCGATCCGGAGGCAAGACGCCGAAGGTCGAGCCGGCCGCGCTGGAAGCGGCGGTGCGCGACATCGTCCGCACCTGGGACGACGCGCTGCAGCAAGCCGCCGTCGAGAGCGGAGCAGGCCCCGATCTGAAGCGCATCGCCGCGCTTTTCCCGGAAAGCTACCGCAACAGCTTCTCGCCTGCCGAAGCGCTGTCCGACGCCGGACGCATCGCCACGATCAGCGCCGACAATCCGATCGCGGTGGACTACTATCGCCACGCCGATCAGCCGGCCGAGCAGGCGGCGCTGAAGATCTACCACCATGGTGCGCCGGTGGCGCTGTCGCGACGCGTTCCCATGCTGGAGAATATCGGCTTCCGCGTCATCAGCGAGCGTACCTTCGAAGTGGGCGAGGAAGGCGGCGCGCCTGTCTTCGTACACGACATGGAACTGGAGAGCGCCTACGGCAAGCCGATCGATCTGACGGATGGCGGGTCGCTGTTCGAGGAAGTATTCCTCGCGGTCTGGCGCGGAGAGGCGGACAATGACAGCTACAACGCGCTGGCGCAGACGGCGGGGCTGAGGTCGCGCGACATCACGGTGCTGCGCGCCTATGGCCGCTACCTGCAGCAGGTGGGCATCCCGCAGAGCCAGGATTTCATCGCCGCCGCGCTGAACCGCTATCCCGACATTGCGCGCGCTCTTCACCAGATATTCGTGGCGCGCTTCGATCCCAGGGGCAGCGAAGGCGAGGTGACGGTCAAGCATCTCAAATCGCAGATCGGCGATGCGCTGGCCGAGGTGCCTAGCCTCGACGACGACACCATCATCCGACGTTATCTCAACCTGCTCGATGCGTCGCTGCGCACCAATCATTTCGTGCCGGACCTCAAGGCCGGCGTGTCGCTGGCGATCAAGCTCGACCCGCGCGCCGTCAACGGCATGCCGGAGCCGAGGCCGTGGCGGGAAATCTATGTCTACGGCACGGAGGTCGAGGGCCTGCATCTGCGCTTCGGACCGGTGGCGCGCGGCGGCCTTCGCTGGTCGGACAGGGCGCAGGATTACCGCACCGAGGTCCTGGGTCTGGTGAAGGCGCAGCAGGTCAAGAACGCGGTCATCGTGCCGGTGGGCGCCAAGGGAGGCTTCTATCCAAAGCGCCTGCCGCCGGCGTCGCAGCGCGATCTCTGGTTCGACGCCGGTCGGCAAGCCTATATCAATTTCGTCTCAAGCCTGCTGTCGGTGACGGACAATCTCGACGGAGACGATGTTCTGCCGCCGGCCAATGTCGTGCGGCGCGACACGGACGATCCATATTTCGTCGTCGCCGCCGACAAGGGTACGGCGACTTTCTCCGACACGGCCAATGCCATCAGCCAGGCCCATGGCTTCTGGCTGGACGACGCCTTCGCGTCGGGCGGTTCGGCCGGCTACGACCACAAGAAGATGGGGATCACTGCGCGGGGCGCATGGGAGGCCGTGAAGCGGCATTTCCGCGAGATGAACCGCGACATCCAGACTTCGCCTTTTACCGTGGTCGGCGTCGGCGACATGTCGGGTGATGTCTTCGGCAACGGCATGCTTTTGTCGGAACAGACGAGACTGGTGGCAGCCTTCGACCATCGCGATATCTTCATCGATCCAACGCCCGACGCGGCGGCGTCTTTCGCCGAGCGCCAGCGGCTTTTCGCGCTGCCGCGTTCGAGCTGGCAGGACTACGACCGATCGAAGCTGTCGGCGGGCGGGATCATCGTCTCCCGCGCGCAGAAATCGGTGGAACTCTCTCCGGAAGCAGCCGCCGCCATCGGTATCGACAGGACGACGGTGACGCCGGCCGAGATCATGCAGGCGATCCTCAAGGCGCCGGCCGATCTGCTCTGGTTCGGCGGGATCGGCACCTATGTGCGCGCCAGCACCGAGACGAACGCGGATGCGGGCGATCGCGCCAATGACGCGATCCGCGTCACCGCTGCCGAGGTTCGCGCCAAGGTGATCGGCGAAGGCGCCAATCTCGGCGTCACGCAGCGGGCGCGCATCGAATTCGGCCTTCTCGGCGGCGCGTGCAATTCCGATGCGATCGACAATTCGGGCGGCGTCAATTCTTCGGACGTCGAGGTCAACATCAAGATCGCGCTGGCTTCGGCCATGCGAAAAGGCACGTTGAAGCGCGAGGCGCGCAACAAGCTCTTGGCCGAGATGACCGACGAGGTCGCGCAACTGGTGCTGGCGAACAACTATCAGCAGACGCTGGCGCTGTCCGTCATGCGCAAGCAGGGCATGGCCGATCTCGCCCATCAGGCGCGTTTCGTCGCGGTGATGGAACAGCGGGGCCTGCTCGACCGCGCCGTCGAGACGCTGCCATCGGCCTCCGGCTTCGCGCAGCGGGAAGCGCGCAGGGAGCCGCTGACCCGCGCCGAACTCGGCGTGCTGCTCGCCTATGCCAAGATCGTGCTGTTCTCCGACATGGTCGCCACCGACGTGCCGGACGATCCGCATTTCGCACGGGACCTCCTGTCCTACTTCCCCGACAGGATGGAAAAGAAATACGCGGCGGAAATCGACGGCCATCGGCTCCGGCGCGAGATCATCACCCGTGTCGTCAGCAACGACCTCATCAATCGCGGCGGACCGGCCTTCGTCACCCGGCTTCAGGACGCAACGGGCCGCACCGTGCGCGACATCGTGCGCGCCTTCGCCATCGTCCGCGACGGTTTTGGCCTGCCGGCGCTTTATCGCGAGATCGACGCGCTCGACAACAGGATCGACGGGCAGGTGCAGCTCGATCTCTACGGCGCGGTTGGCCGTCTGCTTCACGGCGCGACCGCCTGGGACCTGAAGAACGGCAGCGGCGAGGGCGCCATCGGCGACCAGATCTCGGCGCTCGCAGAGGCCCGCAAGGTGCTGGAGCCGAAACTTGGCGGAATGCTTCCGCAATATACGAAAGAGCGTGTCGAGGAACGACGCCACGGCTTCGCCAAGGCGGGCGTGCCGGACGCCCTGGCCGAGCGGCTTTCGATGCTGGATGTGACGGAACTGATCCCGGACATCGCGCTGGTCGCAAGGCTTGCAGCAAGCGGCAGGGGCGTTTCGGCGACCGCGCTCGCCGAGGCAGGCAAGGCTTTCTTCGCGGTCAGCGACGCGTTCCGCATCTCGCGCATCGAGGCGGCGGCGGACGATGCCTCGACCTCGGACTATTATGACGGACTGGCGCTGAACAGGGCCCTTGACATGATCGCGGCAGCTCGCCGCGGCATCGCCGTGCAGGCGCTCGCCAGCCATGCGAAGGCACAGGAGCCCGTCGCCGAATGGCTCGCAGCCGGAGGCGAACGTGTCGCCAAGGCGCGCGAACGGCTCGTGGCCCTGACCGAAGGCGGCGACATAACGGTTTCCCGCCTGACGGTCGCGGCCGGGCTGATGAGCGATCTGGCGGGAGGGTGA
- a CDS encoding P-II family nitrogen regulator has protein sequence MKIVMAIIKPFKLDEVREALTNVGIQGLTVTEVKGYGRQKGHTEIYRGAEYAVSFLPKIKIEIAVATDLVEKAVEAISSAAKTGQIGDGKIFVYPIEQAVRIRTGETDTDAL, from the coding sequence ATGAAGATAGTGATGGCGATCATCAAGCCGTTCAAGCTCGACGAGGTGCGCGAGGCGCTGACCAATGTCGGGATCCAGGGCCTGACCGTCACCGAAGTCAAAGGCTACGGGCGTCAGAAAGGACATACTGAAATCTATCGCGGCGCGGAATACGCGGTGAGTTTTCTCCCGAAGATCAAGATCGAGATCGCTGTCGCGACCGATCTTGTCGAGAAGGCGGTCGAAGCGATCAGCAGCGCCGCCAAGACCGGCCAGATCGGCGACGGCAAGATCTTCGTCTACCCGATCGAGCAGGCCGTCCGCATCCGGACCGGCGAAACCGACACCGACGCGCTCTGA
- a CDS encoding acyl-CoA thioesterase II: MPTALQDLLAILDLEQLEHNLFRGRSPDTSWQRVFGGQTIAQALVAAQRTVEPARQVHSLHGYFMLGGDPKVPIVYEVDRIRDGGSFTTRRVVAIQHGKAIFSLEASFQVDEGGLDHQTPAPLHVPRPETLPSQQDLIARYGDAIPRPILRYWERERPIEMRPVILEHYTSREKLAPEQHVWIRFIGDVHASRDIRSALLAYVSDITLLDTSTFAHGRAVFDPDIQAASLDHAMWFHRDHPLDGWLLYTMDSPSTQGGRGFTRGAIYSEDGVLIASVAQEGLIRLRRSPS; this comes from the coding sequence ATGCCGACCGCATTGCAAGACCTGCTCGCCATTCTCGACCTTGAGCAGCTGGAGCACAACCTGTTTCGGGGTCGCAGCCCCGACACGTCGTGGCAACGCGTCTTCGGCGGCCAGACCATCGCGCAGGCGCTCGTCGCCGCGCAGCGCACCGTCGAACCCGCCCGACAGGTGCATTCCCTGCACGGCTATTTCATGCTGGGCGGGGACCCCAAGGTCCCGATCGTCTACGAGGTCGACCGCATACGCGACGGCGGCAGCTTCACGACGCGCCGGGTCGTGGCGATCCAGCACGGCAAGGCGATATTCTCGCTGGAGGCCTCCTTTCAGGTCGATGAGGGCGGGCTCGATCACCAGACGCCGGCACCGCTTCATGTGCCGCGGCCCGAAACGCTGCCGAGCCAGCAGGACCTCATAGCCCGATATGGCGACGCCATCCCGAGACCCATACTGCGCTACTGGGAGCGGGAGCGGCCGATCGAGATGCGGCCCGTCATTCTCGAGCATTACACCAGCCGCGAAAAGCTGGCTCCGGAACAGCACGTCTGGATTCGCTTCATCGGCGACGTCCACGCCAGTCGCGACATCCGCAGCGCGCTGCTGGCCTATGTCTCGGACATAACGCTGCTCGACACCTCGACCTTCGCCCACGGACGCGCCGTCTTCGATCCCGATATTCAGGCGGCCAGCCTCGACCATGCGATGTGGTTTCATCGGGATCATCCGCTGGACGGCTGGCTGCTCTACACGATGGACAGCCCCTCCACACAGGGCGGCAGAGGCTTCACGCGCGGTGCGATCTATTCGGAAGACGGGGTCCTCATAGCCTCGGTTGCCCAGGAAGGACTCATCCGGCTGCGCCGATCGCCTTCATAA
- a CDS encoding helix-turn-helix domain-containing protein, producing the protein MTAAVSKSSNHMEIQQLRKEGGQWLKELREQAGHTQRSFAIAVGVDYYTFISQIETGRGSVPKERYAIWAEKLGMNPKDFLRQYMKFFDPISYEILFSEHTHLKVVE; encoded by the coding sequence ATGACTGCAGCGGTCAGCAAGAGCAGCAATCACATGGAAATTCAACAGCTTAGGAAGGAAGGCGGGCAGTGGCTCAAGGAACTGCGCGAGCAGGCAGGCCACACGCAGCGCTCCTTCGCCATAGCTGTCGGCGTCGACTATTATACGTTCATATCTCAAATAGAGACAGGTCGTGGCAGCGTTCCGAAAGAACGCTATGCCATATGGGCTGAAAAGCTCGGCATGAATCCGAAAGACTTCCTGCGTCAATACATGAAGTTCTTTGATCCTATTTCATATGAAATCCTGTTTTCCGAGCATACACACTTAAAAGTTGTTGAATAG
- a CDS encoding ubiquinone biosynthesis hydroxylase gives MGTRSLDVLIAGAGYVGMATAVGIKAARPNLAVAVVDAAPEGAWERDGRASAIAAAACRMLDQFGCWSEIEPEAQPMTEMIVTDSRSSDPVRPVFLTFDGEVAPGEPFAHMVANTVMNRALRRRASDLGIDIIEGVAVQGFDVTGAGVTVHLADGVTIDARLLVAADGVKSRLRDMAGIKTVHWDYGQSGIVCTVGHERPHNGRAEEHFLPAGPFAILPLKPDDKGGNRSSIVWTERTADAERLVQEDELVFETELEQRFGLKLGEIRVESKPRAWPLGLTLARDFVKPRFALCGDAAHGIHPIAGQGLNLGFRDAAALAEVVVEADRMGQDIGSIDVLERYQMWRRFDTFQMGVTTDVLNRMFSNDFGPLRAVRDIGLGIVDRLPGLKSFFIRQASGLAGETPRLLRGEPI, from the coding sequence ATGGGGACGCGTTCACTCGATGTGCTGATAGCCGGCGCAGGCTATGTCGGGATGGCGACCGCGGTCGGTATCAAGGCCGCAAGACCGAATCTGGCCGTGGCCGTGGTCGATGCCGCACCTGAAGGGGCATGGGAGCGCGACGGCAGGGCTTCGGCGATTGCCGCCGCGGCCTGTCGCATGCTCGACCAGTTCGGCTGCTGGAGCGAGATCGAGCCCGAGGCGCAGCCGATGACCGAGATGATCGTGACGGATTCGCGTAGTTCCGATCCGGTGCGGCCGGTTTTCCTCACCTTCGACGGCGAGGTGGCGCCGGGCGAACCGTTCGCGCATATGGTGGCGAATACGGTGATGAACCGTGCGCTGCGCCGCCGGGCCTCAGATCTCGGCATCGACATCATCGAGGGTGTCGCGGTGCAGGGCTTCGACGTCACGGGTGCAGGCGTCACCGTGCATCTGGCAGATGGCGTGACGATTGACGCACGACTGCTGGTCGCGGCGGACGGCGTGAAATCCCGACTGCGCGACATGGCGGGCATCAAGACGGTGCATTGGGACTACGGGCAATCGGGCATCGTATGCACGGTGGGGCACGAACGCCCCCACAATGGCCGCGCGGAGGAGCATTTCCTGCCTGCCGGACCTTTCGCCATCCTGCCGCTGAAGCCCGACGACAAGGGAGGCAACAGGTCGTCCATCGTCTGGACCGAACGGACCGCCGATGCGGAGCGGCTGGTGCAGGAGGACGAACTCGTCTTCGAGACGGAACTCGAGCAGCGCTTCGGTCTGAAGCTTGGCGAGATACGCGTCGAAAGCAAGCCGCGCGCCTGGCCCCTCGGCCTGACGCTGGCGCGGGACTTCGTGAAGCCGCGCTTCGCGCTCTGCGGCGACGCCGCTCACGGCATCCATCCCATTGCGGGGCAGGGGCTCAATCTCGGCTTCCGGGATGCGGCGGCGCTGGCCGAGGTGGTCGTCGAGGCCGACCGCATGGGGCAGGACATCGGCAGCATCGACGTTCTGGAGCGCTACCAGATGTGGCGGCGCTTCGACACGTTCCAGATGGGCGTCACGACGGATGTGCTCAACCGGATGTTCTCCAACGACTTCGGTCCGCTGAGAGCGGTTCGCGACATCGGTCTCGGCATCGTCGATCGCCTGCCGGGCCTGAAATCGTTCTTCATCCGGCAGGCGTCAGGCCTTGCCGGCGAGACGCCGCGGCTGCTGCGCGGAGAGCCGATCTGA